A part of Ptychodera flava strain L36383 chromosome 11, AS_Pfla_20210202, whole genome shotgun sequence genomic DNA contains:
- the LOC139144270 gene encoding E3 ubiquitin-protein ligase NRDP1-like, with amino-acid sequence MGFEVGRFEGEVDEELICPICGGVLEEPVQAPQCEHAFCSACIQEWLSRQHTCPVDRNAITSAQLKPVPRILRNLLARLCIACDNAKFGCSVIVKLDALQQHLDECEHNPKRPVHCEQGCGLVIPKDELKDHNCVRDLRALIQQQQTKMSNFQTELADVKRMYTEQKRELQMLKEYMRAIRCSNPNPSPSIRAIEDEIETNEVIRWANSLPISRVTRWGGMISTPDAVLQAVIKRALIDSGSPSHIVNDLMDNAHERRWPPGLATLETRQLNRHTYEQYVTRRIPGKQAVVVMAHDNQHMGEDFNVEPGLVMIFAHGIE; translated from the coding sequence ATGGGTTTTGAAGTTGGTCGTTTTGAAGGTGAAGTTGATGAGGAACTGATCTGTCCAATATGCGGAGGTGTTCTTGAAGAACCAGTTCAGGCTCCTCAGTGTGAACATGCATTCTGCTCAGCATGTATCCAAGAATGGTTGTCAAGACAACACACATGCCCAGTAGATCGCAATGCAATCACGTCAGCTCAGCTGAAACCAGTGCCACGTATACTTCGTAACTTACTGGCACGTCTGTGCATAGCATGCGACAATGCCAAGTTCGGATGTAGTGTCATTGTCAAGTTGGATGCTTTACAACAGCATTTGGATGAGTGTGAACACAATCCAAAACGACCTGTGCATTGTGAGCAAGGGTGTGGACTTGTCATACCAAAAGATGAACTCAAAGATCACAATTGCGTACGTGATTTGCGTGCACTGATACAACAACAGCAGACCAAAATGAGCAACTTCCAGACAGAACTTGCTGATGTTAAAAGAATGTACACAGAGCAAAAGCGAGAGCTACAGATGCTGAAAGAGTACATGCGTGCTATACGATGTTCCAATCCAAATCCCAGCCCTTCTATCCGTGCTATAGAAGATGAAATTGAAACCAATGAAGTCATACGCTGGGCAAATTCCTTACCAATATCCCGTGTGACAAGATGGGGTGGTATGATTTCTACACCTGATGCAGTTTTACAAGCAGTCATCAAGCGGGCATTGATAGACAGTGGGAGTCCATCACATATTGTCAATGATCTGATGGATAATGCTCATGAAAGAAGATGGCCACCAGGTTTAGCAACGCTTGAAACACGACAATTAAACCGGCATACGTATGAACAGTATGTTACAAGACGTATCCCTGGAAAGCAGGCAGTTGTAGTGATGGCTCATGACAACCAACATATGGGCGAAGATTTCAATGTGGAACCGGGTCTTGTCATGATTTTTGCTCATGGCATTGAATAG